From the genome of Acropora palmata chromosome 4, jaAcrPala1.3, whole genome shotgun sequence, one region includes:
- the LOC141879917 gene encoding glycine receptor subunit alpha-4-like isoform X1: MSHVGNQEDMGLRFFMDRSFQMIVINMWMLAFLAVFNSGNDSVAKEVLNRNFSTTRERSASWKEIARNRSQLVSDLLHGYDKRIRPYTGVFPMDVRVDMLVSNIWAIEEARMDFTIDIYLRQYWEDPRLAFKETDTQKTLTLNRQTIEEIWVPSTYFFNAKKAYFHDVTTDNYLLQIDPSGIVFYSVRLTVTLACNLNLHMFPHDVQTCSVMLESYGYQATEVYYKWNSRNSTGDVVYIAEDLEMPQFMITKVELEERTNLYNIGPHSALVAKFTFHRRLGYYMIQTYVPSMLTVTISWFSFWISPDSPPARVGLGITTVLTMITISNSARAPLPKVSYTKAIDWFLLMCLVYVFGALMEYAIVNFFSFKVRQRRQKGNRKAEQEILQQENDIDDNRIPVNGYQTKLENGGSCRLAVVLDNKSTFHSRSQLNNKQPKLRLSRRHKEKDNDEPEGSEMPTQNKFHYFWNPYETPFVTSGTAYTIDKYARLSFPVTFAVLNSVYWIVYAPDKVIF, encoded by the exons ATGTCACATGTGGGAAATCAAGAAGATATGGGTCTAAGGTTTTTCATGGATAGG TCTTTTCAGATGATTGTCATAAATATGTGGATGCTTGCTTTTCTTGCGGTTTTCAACAGTGGAAACGATTCCGTAGCCAAAGAGGTACTGAACAGAAACTTTTCAACTACCAG GGAAAGAAGTGCTTCGTGGAAGGAAATCGCCAGGAATAGATCCCAATTAGTTAGCGATCTCCTTCATGGATACGATAAAAGGATACGACCCTACACTGGAG tttttccaaTGGATGTTCGCGTTGATATGCTGGTGTCAAACATTTGGGCGATAGAGGAAGCTAGAATG GACTTTACAATTGACATCTACCTTCGACAATATTGGGAGGATCCTCGGCTTGCATTCAAAGAAACGGATActcaaaaaacactaacaTTAAATAGACAAACAATCGAGGAAATTTGGGTTCCAAGCACGTACTTTTTCAACGCCAAAAAAGCTTACTTCCATGATGTAACTACTGATAATTACCTGTTACAAATTGATCCAAGTGGAATCGTCTTCTACAGTGTTCG CCTCACAGTGACACTGGCTTGCAACCTAAATCTGCATATGTTTCCACACGACGTACAGACTTGCTCAGTAATGTTGGAGTCCT ATGGTTACCAGGCCACTGAGGTTTACTACAAATGGAATTCACGAAACTCCACAGGTGACGTGGTGTACATTGCAGAGGATTTGGAAATGCCACAGTTTATGATTACTAAAGTTGAACTTGAGGAGAGAACAAATCTATATAACATTG GGCCTCATTCTGCACTTGTGGCAAAATTCACCTTTCACCGACGCTTAGGCTACTATATGATTCAAACCTATGTCCCTTCGATGCTAACAGTGACTATATCGTGGTTTTCATTCTGGATATCACCGGACTCACCACCCGCACGAGTGGGCTTGGGTATCACAACAGTCTTGACAATGATCACAATTTCGAACAGCGCACGTGCGCCCTTGCCCAAGGTATCCTACACCAAAGCTATTGATTGGTTCCTACTGATGTGCCTCGTTTACGTATTTGGTGCTCTGATGGAATATGCTATCGTCAACTTTTTCTCGTTCAAAGTTCGACAAAGGAGACAAAAGGGCAACAGAAAAGCTGAACAAGAG ATATTACAACAGGAAAATGACATAGATGACAACAGAATTCCAGTGAATGGATATCAAACTAAACTCGAAAATGGTGGAAGCTGTAGACTGGCTGTTGTCTT GGACAACAAAAGTACTTTCCATTCCCGATCACAGTTGAATAACAAACAACCCAAATTAAGATTATCTCGGAGGCATAAAGAAAAG GATAATGATGAACCAGAGGGAAGTGAAATGCCTActcaaaacaaatttcactACTTTTGGAATCCTTATGAAACACCGTTCGTAACATCAGGGACTGCATACACTATAGACAAATACGCCCGATTATCCTTCCCAGTGACATTTGCCGTCTTGAATTCTGTATACTGGATTGTCTACGCACCTGACAAGGTCATCTTCTAA
- the LOC141879917 gene encoding glycine receptor subunit alpha-4-like isoform X2 has translation MESLKTSTNYPKYQFDKSFQMIVINMWMLAFLAVFNSGNDSVAKEVLNRNFSTTRERSASWKEIARNRSQLVSDLLHGYDKRIRPYTGVFPMDVRVDMLVSNIWAIEEARMDFTIDIYLRQYWEDPRLAFKETDTQKTLTLNRQTIEEIWVPSTYFFNAKKAYFHDVTTDNYLLQIDPSGIVFYSVRLTVTLACNLNLHMFPHDVQTCSVMLESYGYQATEVYYKWNSRNSTGDVVYIAEDLEMPQFMITKVELEERTNLYNIGPHSALVAKFTFHRRLGYYMIQTYVPSMLTVTISWFSFWISPDSPPARVGLGITTVLTMITISNSARAPLPKVSYTKAIDWFLLMCLVYVFGALMEYAIVNFFSFKVRQRRQKGNRKAEQEILQQENDIDDNRIPVNGYQTKLENGGSCRLAVVLDNKSTFHSRSQLNNKQPKLRLSRRHKEKDNDEPEGSEMPTQNKFHYFWNPYETPFVTSGTAYTIDKYARLSFPVTFAVLNSVYWIVYAPDKVIF, from the exons TCTTTTCAGATGATTGTCATAAATATGTGGATGCTTGCTTTTCTTGCGGTTTTCAACAGTGGAAACGATTCCGTAGCCAAAGAGGTACTGAACAGAAACTTTTCAACTACCAG GGAAAGAAGTGCTTCGTGGAAGGAAATCGCCAGGAATAGATCCCAATTAGTTAGCGATCTCCTTCATGGATACGATAAAAGGATACGACCCTACACTGGAG tttttccaaTGGATGTTCGCGTTGATATGCTGGTGTCAAACATTTGGGCGATAGAGGAAGCTAGAATG GACTTTACAATTGACATCTACCTTCGACAATATTGGGAGGATCCTCGGCTTGCATTCAAAGAAACGGATActcaaaaaacactaacaTTAAATAGACAAACAATCGAGGAAATTTGGGTTCCAAGCACGTACTTTTTCAACGCCAAAAAAGCTTACTTCCATGATGTAACTACTGATAATTACCTGTTACAAATTGATCCAAGTGGAATCGTCTTCTACAGTGTTCG CCTCACAGTGACACTGGCTTGCAACCTAAATCTGCATATGTTTCCACACGACGTACAGACTTGCTCAGTAATGTTGGAGTCCT ATGGTTACCAGGCCACTGAGGTTTACTACAAATGGAATTCACGAAACTCCACAGGTGACGTGGTGTACATTGCAGAGGATTTGGAAATGCCACAGTTTATGATTACTAAAGTTGAACTTGAGGAGAGAACAAATCTATATAACATTG GGCCTCATTCTGCACTTGTGGCAAAATTCACCTTTCACCGACGCTTAGGCTACTATATGATTCAAACCTATGTCCCTTCGATGCTAACAGTGACTATATCGTGGTTTTCATTCTGGATATCACCGGACTCACCACCCGCACGAGTGGGCTTGGGTATCACAACAGTCTTGACAATGATCACAATTTCGAACAGCGCACGTGCGCCCTTGCCCAAGGTATCCTACACCAAAGCTATTGATTGGTTCCTACTGATGTGCCTCGTTTACGTATTTGGTGCTCTGATGGAATATGCTATCGTCAACTTTTTCTCGTTCAAAGTTCGACAAAGGAGACAAAAGGGCAACAGAAAAGCTGAACAAGAG ATATTACAACAGGAAAATGACATAGATGACAACAGAATTCCAGTGAATGGATATCAAACTAAACTCGAAAATGGTGGAAGCTGTAGACTGGCTGTTGTCTT GGACAACAAAAGTACTTTCCATTCCCGATCACAGTTGAATAACAAACAACCCAAATTAAGATTATCTCGGAGGCATAAAGAAAAG GATAATGATGAACCAGAGGGAAGTGAAATGCCTActcaaaacaaatttcactACTTTTGGAATCCTTATGAAACACCGTTCGTAACATCAGGGACTGCATACACTATAGACAAATACGCCCGATTATCCTTCCCAGTGACATTTGCCGTCTTGAATTCTGTATACTGGATTGTCTACGCACCTGACAAGGTCATCTTCTAA
- the LOC141879917 gene encoding glycine receptor subunit alpha-4-like isoform X3 has translation MIVINMWMLAFLAVFNSGNDSVAKEVLNRNFSTTRERSASWKEIARNRSQLVSDLLHGYDKRIRPYTGVFPMDVRVDMLVSNIWAIEEARMDFTIDIYLRQYWEDPRLAFKETDTQKTLTLNRQTIEEIWVPSTYFFNAKKAYFHDVTTDNYLLQIDPSGIVFYSVRLTVTLACNLNLHMFPHDVQTCSVMLESYGYQATEVYYKWNSRNSTGDVVYIAEDLEMPQFMITKVELEERTNLYNIGPHSALVAKFTFHRRLGYYMIQTYVPSMLTVTISWFSFWISPDSPPARVGLGITTVLTMITISNSARAPLPKVSYTKAIDWFLLMCLVYVFGALMEYAIVNFFSFKVRQRRQKGNRKAEQEILQQENDIDDNRIPVNGYQTKLENGGSCRLAVVLDNKSTFHSRSQLNNKQPKLRLSRRHKEKDNDEPEGSEMPTQNKFHYFWNPYETPFVTSGTAYTIDKYARLSFPVTFAVLNSVYWIVYAPDKVIF, from the exons ATGATTGTCATAAATATGTGGATGCTTGCTTTTCTTGCGGTTTTCAACAGTGGAAACGATTCCGTAGCCAAAGAGGTACTGAACAGAAACTTTTCAACTACCAG GGAAAGAAGTGCTTCGTGGAAGGAAATCGCCAGGAATAGATCCCAATTAGTTAGCGATCTCCTTCATGGATACGATAAAAGGATACGACCCTACACTGGAG tttttccaaTGGATGTTCGCGTTGATATGCTGGTGTCAAACATTTGGGCGATAGAGGAAGCTAGAATG GACTTTACAATTGACATCTACCTTCGACAATATTGGGAGGATCCTCGGCTTGCATTCAAAGAAACGGATActcaaaaaacactaacaTTAAATAGACAAACAATCGAGGAAATTTGGGTTCCAAGCACGTACTTTTTCAACGCCAAAAAAGCTTACTTCCATGATGTAACTACTGATAATTACCTGTTACAAATTGATCCAAGTGGAATCGTCTTCTACAGTGTTCG CCTCACAGTGACACTGGCTTGCAACCTAAATCTGCATATGTTTCCACACGACGTACAGACTTGCTCAGTAATGTTGGAGTCCT ATGGTTACCAGGCCACTGAGGTTTACTACAAATGGAATTCACGAAACTCCACAGGTGACGTGGTGTACATTGCAGAGGATTTGGAAATGCCACAGTTTATGATTACTAAAGTTGAACTTGAGGAGAGAACAAATCTATATAACATTG GGCCTCATTCTGCACTTGTGGCAAAATTCACCTTTCACCGACGCTTAGGCTACTATATGATTCAAACCTATGTCCCTTCGATGCTAACAGTGACTATATCGTGGTTTTCATTCTGGATATCACCGGACTCACCACCCGCACGAGTGGGCTTGGGTATCACAACAGTCTTGACAATGATCACAATTTCGAACAGCGCACGTGCGCCCTTGCCCAAGGTATCCTACACCAAAGCTATTGATTGGTTCCTACTGATGTGCCTCGTTTACGTATTTGGTGCTCTGATGGAATATGCTATCGTCAACTTTTTCTCGTTCAAAGTTCGACAAAGGAGACAAAAGGGCAACAGAAAAGCTGAACAAGAG ATATTACAACAGGAAAATGACATAGATGACAACAGAATTCCAGTGAATGGATATCAAACTAAACTCGAAAATGGTGGAAGCTGTAGACTGGCTGTTGTCTT GGACAACAAAAGTACTTTCCATTCCCGATCACAGTTGAATAACAAACAACCCAAATTAAGATTATCTCGGAGGCATAAAGAAAAG GATAATGATGAACCAGAGGGAAGTGAAATGCCTActcaaaacaaatttcactACTTTTGGAATCCTTATGAAACACCGTTCGTAACATCAGGGACTGCATACACTATAGACAAATACGCCCGATTATCCTTCCCAGTGACATTTGCCGTCTTGAATTCTGTATACTGGATTGTCTACGCACCTGACAAGGTCATCTTCTAA
- the LOC141879920 gene encoding melanocyte-stimulating hormone receptor-like — translation MADDIDQADTGSKKELTIQRTFVVINCILNVPLMVIAIFGNTLVVASLSKIPSIRTASFKMLRSLAVSDLLVGCIAQPFFITSELTANPLVEKLSELIEFILCGVSLTTMTAISLDRFLALHYAMRYNTLIVEKSHVVFVSICMLWFTNLLMSAIYFWNWTAYFHIMAVGVCVCIFISTFSFIRIYLIVRKHRIQIQTQQQAAAQTSIQDQSVNMLRIKRSAINTFIFYIIMIMCYLPVLVSMSLSSISYKHWTKTWHLAETIVFLNSSVNPGLYIWRLSGLRVAVVKTLKMIFSRKSNN, via the coding sequence ATGGCTGACGACATTGACCAAGCAGATACTGGTAGCAAGAAGGAGCTAACTATTCAACGAACGTTTGTTGTCATAAATTGTATTCTTAATGTGCCACTGATGGTAATAGCTATTTTTGGCAATACCTTGGTAGTTGCAAGCTTATCGAAAATTCCTTCCATTCGAACCGCTTCCTTTAAAATGCTTCGCAGTTTGGCTGTATCGGATCTTCTTGTTGGGTGCATCGCTCAACCGTTCTTCATAACAAGTGAGTTGACCGCGAATCCTTTGGTGGAGAAGCTGTCTGAATTAATTGAATTCATCTTATGTGGTGTTTCCCTGACCACAATGACAGCCATAAGTCTAGATCGATTCTTAGCTCTCCATTATGCCATGAGGTATAACACGCTCATAGTGGAAAAATCCCACGTGGTATTTGTATCCATTTGTATGCTTTGGTTCACCAATCTCCTGATGTCGGCGATTTACTTTTGGAACTGGACAGCCTACTTTCATATCATGGCGGTCGGTGTTTGCGTTTGTATCTTTATTTCAACATTCTCTTTCATTAGAATTTACCTAATCGTCCGGAAGCATCGAATTCAGATTCAGACCCAACAACAAGCAGCAGCCCAAACATCTATTCAAGACCAAAGCGTCAATATGTTGCGAATAAAACGGAGCGCCATAAACACCTTCATATTTTACATCATAATGATAATGTGCTACCTTCCAGTTCTTGTTTCCATGAGCCTCTCAAGCATATCATACAAACACTGGACAAAAACATGGCATCTGGCCGAGACCATTGTGTTTCTAAATTCATCCGTTAACCCAGGTTTATACATTTGGCGTCTTTCCGGTCTCAGGGTTGCGGTTGTGAAGACTCTAAAGATGATTTTCTCAAGAAAAAGTAATAACTAA
- the LOC141879918 gene encoding gamma-aminobutyric acid receptor subunit beta-1-like isoform X2 — MFNNYGRYHWYLIPLAIVVLSQLPLASTSSSKTSEMESSVYTNSTLILEALLKGYDRRIRPDVKGTPQKVRVDMYVANIWAMEEVKMEFTIDIYLRQYWRDERLSFAHLTSDPILTLSSNINKQIWIPSTYFLNTKRAYMHDVTTENYLLQIRPNGSIFYSIRLTITTSCMLNLRKFPHDTQRCTLALESYGYQTSDVWYAWNDRNDNTSAIFVNKAVELPQFELVGVDKTSVINQYNIGNHSSLIATFKMRRRIGYFLIDTYVPSTIIVIISWISFWISPESAPARVALGITTVLTMTTLISSARASLPKVSYVKAIDWYLLLCLIFVFGSIMEYTFVAFILNIMKTKKKKREAALEERDWSTCSKDRTESGECPSLFAPKCSPKRGNRLTRLCHKKEKDELPEVDLKTLGDKMEERHWFPIQDPITVDRISRIGFPLTFFAFNCIYWLIHKTE; from the exons TTCAAAAACTTCTGAAATGGAATCCAGTGTTTACACTAACTCCACTTTGATATTGGAAGCGCTTTTGAAGGGCTATGACAGACGAATCAGGCCAGATGTTAAAG GTACTCCACAGAAAGTCCGGGTTGACATGTATGTTGCTAACATTTGGGCCATGGAAGAAGTTAAAATG GAGTTTACAATTGATATTTATTTACGCCAGTATTGGAGAGATGAACGGTTATCGTTTGCTCATTTGACCTCAGACCCCATCCTGACTCTGAGCAGTAACATCAACAAACAAATCTGGATCCCGAGTACGTATTTTCTGAATACCAAGAGAGCTTACATGCATGATGTGACAACAGAGAATTACCTTCTCCAGATTCGACCCAATGGGAGTATATTTTACAGCATAAG gCTGACAATTACTACGTCCTGTATGCTGAATTTGCGTAAATTTCCTCACGACACGCAGAGGTGTACTCTGGCCTTGGAGAGCT ATGGTTACCAAACATCAGACGTATGGTATGCTTGGAATGATAGGAATGACAACACGTCGGCCATTTTCGTCAACAAAGCGGTGGAGCTGCCTCAGTTTGAGTTGGTTGGTGTCGATAAAACATCGGTAATAAATCAATACAATATAG GCAACCACTCCTCCTTGATAGCCACTTTCAAGATGAGGCGTCGTATCGGCTACTTTTTGATTGACACTTACGTACCGTCGACTATCATAGTAATAATCAGCTGGATATCATTCTGGATTAGTCCCGAAAGTGCACCTGCGCGTGTTGCCCTCGGAATTACAACCGTGCTCACTATGACAACCCTAATATCCAGTGCCCGTGCTTCTCTTCCGAAAGTGAGTTATGTCAAAGCTATAGATTGGTACTTACTCTTGTGTCTTATCTTCGTGTTTGGGTCCATTATGGAGTACACGTTTGTTGCGTTTATCTTAAACattatgaaaacaaagaagaagaagcgaGAGGCGGCTTTAGAGGAAAGAGATTGGAGTACATGTTCCAAG GACAGAACAGAGTCAGGAGAATGTCCGTCCTTGTTTGCCCCGAAGTGTTCTCCGAAGCGAGGGAACAGACTAACACGGCTGTGTCATAAGAAGGAGAAAGATGAGCTACCAGAAGTGGATCTCAAAACGCTAGGCGACAAAATGGAGGAAAGGCATTGGTTTCCTATTCAGGACCCAATTACAGTCGACAGAATATCCAGGATTGGCTTTCCTTTGACCTTCTTTGCGTTTAATTGTATCTATTGGTTAATCCATAAAACGGAATAA